Genomic segment of Salvia splendens isolate huo1 chromosome 12, SspV2, whole genome shotgun sequence:
CTTAAATCTAGTCTGACCATAAACTTTGCATTCAGTTCGATTCTCGTCTTCCCTCCATTAGATCGTGCACCCTCTCTTGCAACAATCTATCTTGAGAACTGGCATATCTAAGATCTGCATTTGTTTCTTGCACTTATAGAAGCTACTAGGCATACGGTTTGGTTTTGGCTGGCGCTCCTCCATAAACTAGCACAATTCGTCAATAGCTCGTTGAGACATTCGATGTTCAAACTTCATAGTCATCGATCGAGCTTTTGTTGACAACTCGGAATAATCACAACCCTCTCACAAATTATAGCATTTGTTAGACGCTTCTAACAAATTATAGAACTGTTGCGACTCGTTAGTGGGGAATTCTGGCATGTAAGTAGGCGGAACATATTGCTCGCAATGTTGCGCCCCGAAATGATAAGGCTCGTGACTGGTTGTCTGTCCACACGCATTGTGTACCATATGTTGGTATGGATTTCGATGATGGATCGAAATGCATAGGTTCAGCCGGTATTGAACTGGACGACGCTTCTACATCACAATGAAATATCCAATCGTAGTAATTTGGAGTAAATCCCCTTCTCACAAGGTGCTCTTTCGCCGTATCAgtagaaaaaaaatttgttaTTGTCACAACGTGCACATGGACATCTAATTTTCGAACCATCCATATTAGAGGGATATAACACAgcaaaatttataaacatatcTAACCCATCGATAAAATCACGATTGAATTCTCCGGTGGGATACTTTCTCTCATACATCCACTCTCATCCCAGAATTTTGTCCATTTCACTATCCTGCAGTATGAAATTgatataaatcaaaacaaatataataatattttcaataaattaacaaataaaaatatactattgaTCATCAAAATTATAATCAAGCGCACATGATGTGTTAgcacttaaataaaacaaattaaattgcGTTGCACTTTTAAGTTAAGGCCATTACTTGAACTAAAACATTATTTCAAGTTATTAAAATTCTCAAGTTTGTTATCTAGAGAAGTTTGGCATAGAATAAAAAAAGCAGCTACCCTTTGAACAAATAAGATTAGATTGTCATTACAAGACTAGTATATAATCACCTCATTATCTCACATGCTTGTTCAATATGGTAGAGGTACATACTTGTTCATTATCTATGTAACCatgaattaatttaaatctTGATAGTTTACTTGATTTTTTATAGATTTATTAAGCAGAAAATCCTTTAGATAAATACTGGAAGAGCTCTCTATATATAGTTCACCTTATACTTTATGTTGGCAACATATATAGGAAATGCATCTATAATTTGCTGGGCTTCATGGGCAATTTATGATAATTAGCTAATCTAACATTTTCATGCGTAGATCCACAATATATTAGTCATTAGATCCAAAAATAAATCAAAGTAACTTATCCATTTTACTATTCtacaacataaaattaatataaattaaaacagATATAACATAGAAGTTAGAGAGAATAactaacaaataaaaattacactttTATTCGAAGAAATAACAaggtaagattgaaaaaatGTAGGAAAAGATTGAAGAAATCGAGTTGGAGAGAAAATGAAAGAAGTAAAATGAGAGAAGTGAGAAGATATAGTAGATATGATCCAAAATTTGCAATAGGTATTCCTAGTACGTTGACCGTGCTCGGAATGTGCACATTTTCTTTAACATTCCGACAACTAGGCTCGTGTGCTCGGAAAATTCCTAGTACATATTGGTGCTCGGAATTTTATGCTAGGTGAACacctttttttttagtttatcattACTTATATCGAATTTCTGTGCGATATATATGAAAGTTTTGATAACTATCACTCCAATTCAAAACTGTCAAAGTAACAAATAATTGTGTTTGAAATTGAGTAAAAAAAACAGTATCCAATGTGAAAACAGCCAATGGCAAAACCTAAGGTCATCAGTGACAAAAAATACCCTCAAAAAGCAatccaacaaaaaaaacacaccCACATTTGGCATTTCACAGTCCCAATCCCTCCCTTTCTCCAAATCTGCATCTCCAATGGCCAAACCGCCCCCTCCGCTCCACAAGCGGCCCAGTGGCCGCACCAACCTGGCTTCGTGCATCGTAGCCACCATCTTCCTCatcttcctcatcatcatcgCCTGCATCGTCTACCTCACAATCTTCAAGCCCAAGGACCCCTCCCTCACCGTCAACGCCGTCACTCTCCCCGCATTCTCTCtctccaactccaactccaCCGTCTCCTTCACCTTCTCCCAATACGCCACCGTCACCAACCCCAACCGCGCCGCCTTCGCCCACTACGACAGCTCCATCCAGCTCCTCCACGCCGGCCGCCAGGTGGGCTTCATGTTCATCCCCGCCGGCAAGATCTCCGCCGCCCGGACGCAGTACATGGCCGCCACATTCTCAATCCAGTCGTTTCCTGTCGAGCTGGCTCTGCCGCAGCAGCAGCCAGAGATCGGGGTCCGGGTCGGGCCGAGCATGGAGGTGGAGTCAAGGATGGAGTTGGCGGGCCGGGTTCGGGTCTTGCATTTGTTTAACCACCACGTGGGGGCCCGCGCCGACTGCAGGGTTTCGGTTTCTGTCACTGATGGATCTGTCTTGGGTTTCCACtgttagtttctttttttttctaattaattaaatttagtaGATCACTTGTTTTCGATTTCATATGGAAATTATTAGTTTAGGAAATGCAGAAGCGAGAAATCTGGCTTTTGTTCCTCTTGGGATTAgcattttgaaaatataaacagaAAAGGGGTTTCCGTGTTACTACCTCTGTCCCCtaatattgtcccactttgactcgGCACATATTTTAAGAATTGTAAATGTAATacaaagtgagttgaaaaagttattaGATTGTAGGtgctacttttatatattaattttataataaaatgtgagtaagaatgaTTTAGTAGAATATGGATTCCATtaacaaaaatggtaaaaagtgaaatgggataaACTTTGGAAGAtggagagaaataaaaaaatgatataaactTTTCAGGGGGACTGAGGTAGTAATTAATTCATGTTTTAAGGAAAAAGCGGGAATATACGCACATTTCAATTGTCTGGAGGGAGTAAATATATAAGCTCCATTTTCATTTCATAAAGAGGAAGTAAGTTCTATCAATATAATTTATGCAGAACGTATTTGATCTATAAATCTGTAAGAAGAATGGTCAAAAGATGTGGACCCAATttaggtggtggtggtggggttGACAATCACTACCTCCTATATGGAGTACTCACTTGCTCCTCTCGCTCATAATAAATCTACTTCTCTTCGTCCCATAATAGGtgtcacactttcttttttagtttactatataaaaaatgtcatgctttcttattattttagaaaaaattatCTCTCacattaaataaatatactattttctctaagaaatttaacatataaaataatattttgtaaAATCTCTATCATTATTTACGTTGTGAGTCAcaacatctattatgggacgaaggggatactattataaataaattattcataagCAATATATTTACAAGAAAAAATTTAACAAATGGAAGTATGGCTATGTCGATCTATAGAAACATATTATGTTAGTAGAAATATCAAATGTGTATGGCAGTTTGAACAAGGCAAAGTTGGAGAAATGATGGTAAGCTAAAATGGTTATCAATGAAAATGGAGGTGCGGGGAATCGAACCCCGTGCCTCTCGCATGCGAAGCGAGCGCTCTACCATATGAGCTACACCCCCTGCATATTGCAATCGCACTAATACCACATTTTTACAAAGATTAAACCCGATTAAaactaaatgaaattattgtCTGGCTGAAATTTGAAATACGTTTGTGTCCTCCTAATTGGGAATTTATTGATCCATATACAATTAAATTAGGAAAACTTTTCATATTGCAATAGGATAATGTATGAAGACAATTGCTGAATTAATCGAGAATTGGAATGTTAATCATTATATTGATTATTTTGTTAATCTGCAAAAAAGTTTCCAACTTGAATGattatacatatttataatTGGATCGTCTAATACCTGCAAATCTCAAAAAAGTTAAATTTGCATGTAAAAATTGCATACACCCCCTGAATTGATTTCTAGAGCAGAGGAACATTACAccgaaaatttaattttttgtacaAAAATTGCTAGATAAGATATTTCTGGGCGGGAAAATTTGGATAAGAGCGAGCACTCGGTTTTCTTGTACTAATTCCAGTCAACGAGTAAAAGCCTTAGCTTCACAGGACGACAACAGGCTAACCAACTACACGTCTCTAAAGCAATCTAAGCTGGAGGAGGAGCTACTAGTGTTGGTTATAATATCCTCTCGCCCATGGCACTCCGAGCTGGCTCCATCCCTTTCTTCTTGAGTCGTTACTCTGTCGAGACAACACCCTCATTCTTTCTTCTTTCATGTTAGCAAATAGCGAGTCCAAGGTTTGAGGCTTCTGTTTAGGGCTCAGAGAGGCTTGCTGCGCTGGTTTTTGTAGTGCTTTCTGCAAATAAATAATACCAACCGATTTTTAAATCGCTACAAAAGCTCAGCAGAGCCTTCTCATTGTGTTGCATTTATCATTCTACTTTAAATTAACTATCATCCAACAGTCAGCATCGTAAATACCGAACTttatgcatctcaattctcaaactTAACAAGAAATTTTTTCACTCTCTGGACTTGTATGGAAATCACAGAACCAAgttcaaaagaagaaaaattagTAATGGAAGCATAGAATGTTCAGTGTTAAAATGAAAGGGTGCACATACCTTCACAATGAAACCAGATCCAGTTGCAAAATTCTTCAGGAAAGTCGAGCCCCCCGCCCTGCAAGAACATAACATAGC
This window contains:
- the LOC121758128 gene encoding uncharacterized protein LOC121758128, which translates into the protein MAKPPPPLHKRPSGRTNLASCIVATIFLIFLIIIACIVYLTIFKPKDPSLTVNAVTLPAFSLSNSNSTVSFTFSQYATVTNPNRAAFAHYDSSIQLLHAGRQVGFMFIPAGKISAARTQYMAATFSIQSFPVELALPQQQPEIGVRVGPSMEVESRMELAGRVRVLHLFNHHVGARADCRVSVSVTDGSVLGFHC